From Arachis stenosperma cultivar V10309 chromosome 2, arast.V10309.gnm1.PFL2, whole genome shotgun sequence, one genomic window encodes:
- the LOC130963076 gene encoding uncharacterized protein LOC130963076, translated as MPKNFTLPSSLEPYKGIGDPPAHIKKFQSMMFFNDPNNEHVLCRAFPTYLDGAALLWFSKLPEGSISSFEELAKSFIEYFTAVRIYVHGSDYLGTIRQDPQESLKDYMTRFAEATMEIPDLDPAVHLHALKAGLKPEKFRETIAVTKPKTLEEFRERAARQMEIEELREAKKVERRQPRREESRTIRSADNKDSRKPFKLTPKFENYTRFNTKREKIIKEVLNAKIIKPPTRAGNYQDQRFVDRSKHCAFHQKYGHTTDKCVIAKDLLERLARQGLLNKYIEGRKHKKNSRDREECQQTSGSKEDNKWSNNTPPKGIINYISGGFASGGATTSARKRSYRAMLAIEGTTPQNKDKSDLQITFSQTDICSLAPNLDDPMVISIQTGELLVRKVLLDPGTGLKDSNAPLGSPTSSAVLQRKPKEVRDKRKASARSQSDPQSKRSPNPGQA; from the exons ATGCCGAAGAATTTTACACTGCCCTCTTCCCTTGAGCCGTATAAGGGGATTGGTGACCCCCCGGCTCATATTAAGAAGTTCCAATCTATGATGTTCTTTAATGACCCTAACAATGAACATGTGCTTTGCAGGGCTTTTCCCACATACCTTGATGGAGCCGCATTGCTTTGGTTTTCAAAATTACCTGAAGGATCAATCTCTTCATTTGAGGAGTTGGCGAAGTCCTTTATCGAGTACTTCACGGCGGTGCGGATATATGTACATGGATCAGACTACCTAGGAACCATCCGCCAAGATCCACAAGAAAGCCTAAAAGACTATATGACGAGATTCGCAGAGGCCACCATGGAGATACCAGACCTGGACCCTGCTGTCCACCTACACGCCCTCAAGGCCGGTCTCAAACCCGAAAAGTTCAGAGAAACGATCGCGGTAACAAAACCGAAAACATTGGAAGAATTTCGAGAAAGGGCGGCCAGACAAATGGAGATCGAGGAACTCCGTGAAGCCAAAAAAGTAGAAAGAAGGCAACCCAGAAGGGAGGAAAGCCGAACAATAAGGTCGGCCGACAACAAAGACTCCAGGAAACCATTTAAGCTCACCCCAAAGTTTGAAAATTACACCAGGTTCAACACGAAGAGGGAGAAGATAATTAAAGAAGTACTCAATGCCAAAATAATAAAACCTCCGACAAGAGCAGGAAACTATCAAGACCAACGATTCGTCGACAGAAGTAAACACTGCGCTTTCCATCAGAAGTACGGCCATACAACCGACAAGTGCGTCATAGCAAAAGATCTGCTAGAAAGATTAGCTCGACAAGGCCTTCTGAACAAATATATTGAAggaagaaaacataaaaaaaatagtcGAGACCGAGAAGAATGCCAACAGACCTCAGGAAGCAAGGAGGACAATAAATGGTCAAATAATACACCACCAAAAGGCATTATAAATTACATTTCCGGAGGGTTTGCCAGCGGAGGTGCAACAACCTCGGCAAGAAAAAGAAGCTACCGCGCAATGTTGGCAATCGAAGGAACAACGCCACAAAACAAAGACAAGTCCGACCTTCAAATCACCTTCAGTCAGACAGACATATGCTCGTTAGCACCAAACCTAGACGACCCAATGGTAATCTCTATCCAAACAGGCGAGTTATTGGTAAGAAAAGTCCTTTTGGACCCAG GCACAGGACTGAAGGATAGCAACGCTCCACTTGGATCACCAACAAGCTCGGCAGTGCTACAACGCAAGCCTAAAGAAGTCAGAGACAAAAGAAAAGCATCAGCAAGAAGTCAAAGCGATCCTCAGTCAAAACGAAGTCCTAACCCTGGCCAAGCTTGA